Proteins encoded within one genomic window of Lysinibacillus louembei:
- a CDS encoding STAS domain-containing protein — protein MEQKIATVQITDKSTYVSIAFTGNLEYGLIEEIKKQLQAQSLQAELGFILDMSRVKNIDSTGFGMIVNFAKKVSIQNKKIVIIVVDNFVRKLFAISQCDKIFPIVENEKEALQVIQGNGHTELSINDY, from the coding sequence ATGGAACAAAAAATAGCTACCGTGCAAATAACAGATAAATCTACCTATGTTTCTATTGCCTTTACAGGAAACCTAGAATACGGATTAATTGAAGAAATAAAAAAACAGCTGCAAGCACAAAGCTTACAAGCGGAGCTCGGCTTTATTTTAGATATGAGTCGTGTAAAAAATATTGATAGTACAGGGTTTGGTATGATTGTCAATTTTGCCAAAAAAGTCTCGATACAAAATAAAAAAATCGTCATTATTGTTGTAGATAATTTCGTACGTAAGCTTTTCGCTATTTCACAATGCGATAAAATCTTCCCAATTGTTGAAAATGAAAAAGAAGCATTACAAGTTATTCAAGGTAATGGTCATACAGAGCTATCAATAAACGACTACTAA